Below is a window of Drosophila willistoni isolate 14030-0811.24 chromosome XR unlocalized genomic scaffold, UCI_dwil_1.1 Seg144, whole genome shotgun sequence DNA.
ATGCACAAAAAGGAACATTATCAAAtggttataaaaaaaattttgatcaaaatcaattttgaatttggatttcattttttttcgaGCTGATGGCGAGCAATGTGGATGGAAATACTATGTGGGTATGCGTGTGGTAAAGCAGGGAATGCCCAAACCGTAACGTAATTACCGGAATACCAAGGGAATCATATGGATAATCTCGAATTAAAATAAGTTACGGTTCGGTATTCCCTGATAAACAATGGTTATGGtaacaataaatataaatatatatggtTGTTTGCTGTGCGAATATGTTGCAAGGAttcaaatgtgtgtgtttcaGTCCATGACCAGGTATGATAACTGAAAAGCGACCCGCCTGCCAGAGATGAGAGGATTGATTGACATGGCTTGAATGGacgaatgatgatgatgataatatgATGTAGAATGAGATGATGTTAGATGACAGCGAGAtgtgtgttgttgtgtttCCTTGATTCCGAATACCAACCTTTAGCACTCATTTTGCGTTTGGATGTAACAATGCCCGAGGAGCTGGCATTATTCTTTTGGCCATCATTGGAGCCCAGATGTCCTCCCGTTATGGTGCTGCGACGTTTCAGACTTGTATCGGAACGACGCTCTCTGGTATTGGCCAAACTGACGCCTAATGCTGGTTGATCTGCCGACTTTTTGGCTACATtcttgctattgttgttgttgctgctgccactgGATGATGAGGATAGTGACGAGCCACTTGCCGCCAATTCTTGGGCCGCTGTTTTAGCGGCTGCTGCCGCGGCAGCACGTTTGAGATTTGCGGGCATGCGTTTAGGTGGCTGCATAGTGGCCACCCCTCCATTCGACCCAGTCGATGTCGCGGACGACGACGTAGTTGAGGTAGTTGTATTGTCCGCTGTGGCGGATAATTTTTGCGGCGATGAGGTCTTGGGCAAGGTCTTGAGGTCATCCTGCTTCTTATGCATGCCCACCTCAAGCCAAAACTTGAGCTGAGACTCACGTTGACGCTGCATTAGCTCCTGGCCGGCAGCATATTTGCTTAGCAATCCCTGCAGTTTCTGGACAGTCTTGTATACAGTTTCGGCAGCAATTAAACCGTAATCAAACAGCGAGCACATATGTAAAATGAAATTGCGATAGAGATTCTTGCGGACAATCTCATGGCCCTTGGCGTCGAGGAACATCTCGCAGGCCAGCGGCAATTGGCAATCTCCCACAAATCCATGACGCATCACATGAAGATTCCAAAGTTTCATTAACTCCTTTTCACCCTCATTGACATCGGAGAATTCATCGATCATTTGAATGGTCTTTTGCCGCAACCATAGAGGATCACTCTCGCCCTCTGAATCAATGTCCAGCTCTTTGGGATGTACGGGTAGGCAGGTCTCCGTATGATGATATAGCCtgccaaagagagagagagagagagagagagaaaagggAAACGTGTAAAATATGGAATTGTAGAGATTCATCCGGTTCTCTCACCTATTGTGCCCGGTTATATACGAACGCTGATTGCTAATATCATCCTCATCCAGTTCTAGAAACTCATCTAGGCACGTCTTTTGACGCCTTGGACGACAGACCATTAAACTGGTCACCGAAGTGCGTCGCACTGGGCCGCAGGTTCGGGCGAATGAAGAGCCCGATGGTCCAGCTAGATCATATGGTGAACCGGCATAGGAGCCATCATAGGCATCGTTGATTGTAACATCGATGCGTGCTCCAGTTCCGGCCGGTTGGTAGGTGAAATTAAAGCGGGCATGACAAAGTTTCAAATGCTTGAGTAAGGCATATAGACGCAAGCAATCCAGACCACACCATGGACAATTCAATTCCTGGGTATATTCTGTCTGTTGTCGCGTATTATTGCTGTACATAAAATTGTAGACAATTTGTGTGGTTTGCTGCTCCAACTGGTTGCTCGAggaattgttgttattgttgtttgttgtggAGGCAGTTTTATTGCCATTTTTAAggctgctgcagttgttgttattattattattgttgttgttattgttgttattattattgcaattgttattattattatgattaagGGCAGCAACCGCCGCCGTCTCGCTAACATGTTGAACATAACGCTGCAAATCAGGAGCCGCTATAATCTCCGGCAATTGCTCATTCGATAGggtcaaatggaattttaacATTGGACTCTGCTGATAGACATCATAGGTTAACGATAGTGGAATGTAGCTATCGGGTATTGCATCCCAGGTGCATTTCTTTGGTGAGAAGGATTTGATGCTTGTGGAATTCAATGGCTGAAGCATGGCCTCGTATTCGCCTTCGGTAATGAAACCCGTGGATTTCTCATACAATATTAACTCGGAGCCATACATTTTCTCATTGGGGCGAGATCGTTTCGACGGCGGTGGTGGCGGCAGTGGTGAAGCTGCATATAGAATTCAAATGATAATGACATCCCTTGTAAATCCCATCTAAACCCGATTCTTACCTAAATTCTCATCATTGCAGGGGTCAGCTGGCGCTGTAGTGGCTCCCCCTGAAGTTGCTGGCATCATTTTGATACGGAAGAGCAGCTTGTAGAGTGTATGCTGTTCCCCCATGGGTCGCATGGTCTGCAATGGTATACTAATGGTGGCATACTCGCCAATACCATTCTTGGGATTGTATATAATTTGTGAACTCTTGCTCAGAAGCTCTTGAAAATCCAGGGTGCTATCTTTGCGTTTGCTTCGTGTTATTTTGTAGAGCGTTGTCTCAACGCATACCGATTCGCCGGCCTTGCATAGCAACTGCTCCTGCAGCAACTCATCTGAATCCTGGGATTTTAGTTTCTCATGCAATGAATCATAGATAACATGCAGGT
It encodes the following:
- the LOC6639025 gene encoding polycomb protein Su(z)12 isoform X1, whose amino-acid sequence is MAPQKKRDKDNADSAAATASNGHGHGLTTNGGGGAGGPGAATDAAGNTSTTSTTTGAATGTAGATDNSNQVKLNGHQQEQELFLQAFEKPTQIYRYLRNRHETNPIFLNRTLSYMKERMSRNNKKRANFKVNSILGGVLQKSEAVSQNYLHVIYDSLHEKLKSQDSDELLQEQLLCKAGESVCVETTLYKITRSKRKDSTLDFQELLSKSSQIIYNPKNGIGEYATISIPLQTMRPMGEQHTLYKLLFRIKMMPATSGGATTAPADPCNDENLASPLPPPPPSKRSRPNEKMYGSELILYEKSTGFITEGEYEAMLQPLNSTSIKSFSPKKCTWDAIPDSYIPLSLTYDVYQQSPMLKFHLTLSNEQLPEIIAAPDLQRYVQHVSETAAVAALNHNNNNNCNNNNNNNNNNNNNNNNCSSLKNGNKTASTTNNNNNNSSSNQLEQQTTQIVYNFMYSNNTRQQTEYTQELNCPWCGLDCLRLYALLKHLKLCHARFNFTYQPAGTGARIDVTINDAYDGSYAGSPYDLAGPSGSSFARTCGPVRRTSVTSLMVCRPRRQKTCLDEFLELDEDDISNQRSYITGHNRLYHHTETCLPVHPKELDIDSEGESDPLWLRQKTIQMIDEFSDVNEGEKELMKLWNLHVMRHGFVGDCQLPLACEMFLDAKGHEIVRKNLYRNFILHMCSLFDYGLIAAETVYKTVQKLQGLLSKYAAGQELMQRQRESQLKFWLEVGMHKKQDDLKTLPKTSSPQKLSATADNTTTSTTSSSATSTGSNGGVATMQPPKRMPANLKRAAAAAAAKTAAQELAASGSSLSSSSSGSSNNNNSKNVAKKSADQPALGVSLANTRERRSDTSLKRRSTITGGHLGSNDGQKNNASSSGIVTSKRKMSAKDNAAINKRQRYSEGNAGKSAAAGGGGGGASRTNNSNKSNNHTLPASSKRLIDRRRTTTTERGGRSSLNNTSSSSNAAATGGGGGAGVRTRLSVPTAKYERR
- the LOC6639025 gene encoding polycomb protein Su(z)12 isoform X2; translation: MAPQKKRDKDNADSAAATASNGHGHGLTTNGGGGAGGPGAATDAAGNTSTTSTTTGAATGTAGATDNSNQVKLNGHQQEQELFLQAFEKPTQIYRYLRNRHETNPIFLNRTLSYMKERMSRNNKKRANFKVNSILGGVLQKSEAVSQNYLHVIYDSLHEKLKSQDSDELLQEQLLCKAGESVCVETTLYKITRSKRKDSTLDFQELLSKSSQIIYNPKNGIGEYATISIPLQTMRPMGEQHTLYKLLFRIKMMPATSGGATTAPADPCNDENLASPLPPPPPSKRSRPNEKMYGSELILYEKSTGFITEGEYEAMLQPLNSTSIKSFSPKKCTWDAIPDSYIPLSLTYDVYQQSPMLKFHLTLSNEQLPEIIAAPDLQRYVQHVSETAAVAALNHNNNNNCNNNNNNNNNNNNNNNNCSSLKNGNKTASTTNNNNNNSSSNQLEQQTTQIVYNFMYSNNTRQQTEYTQELNCPWCGLDCLRLYALLKHLKLCHARFNFTYQPAGTGARIDVTINDAYDGSYAGSPYDLAGPSGSSFARTCGPVRRTSVTSLMVCRPRRQKTCLDEFLELDEDDISNQRSYITGHNRLYHHTETCLPVHPKELDIDSEGESDPLWLRQKTIQMIDEFSDVNEGEKELMKLWNLHVMRHGFVGDCQLPLACEMFLDAKGHEIVRKNLYRNFILHMCSLFDYGLIAAETVYKTVQKLQGLLSKYAAGQELMQRQRESQLKFWLEVGMHKKQDDLKTLPKTSSPQKLSATADNTTTSTTSSSATSTGSNGGVATMQPPKRMPANLKRAAAAAAAKTAAQELAASGSSLSSSSSGSSNNNNSKNVAKKSADQPALGVSLANTRERRSDTSLKRRSTITGGHLGSNDGQKNNASSSGIVTSKRKMSAKDVEQKQLDVPELVAHNDNAVDVDDIVDVDVNVNVDMEDDDDDDDAEEEEVGVKIVPTL